The sequence GAGTCGGCGAGTCCACCGACATCGTCACCAAGGAGATGTACACCCTCACCACCAAGGGCGGCGACCAGCTGGCGCTGCGCCCCGAGGGCACCGCCTCCGTCCTGCGCGCGGCCCTGGAGGGCAACCTCCACAAGGCCGGCAACCTCCCCGTCAAGCTCTGGTACTCCGGCTCGTACTACCGCTACGAGCGCCCGCAGGCGGGACGCTACCGCCACTTCTCGCAGGTCGGCGCCGAGGCCATCGGCACCGAGGACCCGGTCCTGGACGCCGAGCTGATCATCCTCGCCGACCAGGCCTACCGCTCGCTGGGCCTGCGCGAGTTCCGCATCCTGCTGAACTCGCTGGGCGACAAGGAGTGCCGCCCGGCCTACCGTGAGGCGCTCCAGAGCTTCCTGCGCGACCTGGACCTCGACGAGGAGACCCGGCGCCGCATCGAGATCAACCCGTTGCGCGTCCTGGACGACAAGCGGGCCGACGTGCAGAAGCAGCTGGCCGGCGCCCCGAAGCTCCGCGACCACCTGTGCGACCCGTGCAAGGCGTACCACGAAGAGGTCCGCGCCCTGCTCACGGCGGCCGGGGTCGCCTTCGAGGACGACGAGAAGCTGGTGCGCGGTCTCGACTACTACACCCGCACGACCTTCGAGTTCGTCCACGACGGTCTCGGCTCGCAGTCCGCGGTGGGCGGCGGCGGCCGCTACGACGGCCTCTCCGA is a genomic window of Streptomyces sp. YPW6 containing:
- the hisS gene encoding histidine--tRNA ligase: MSTFQAPKGTYDLTPPRSATFLAVREAISAPLRDSGYGYIETPGFENVELFARGVGESTDIVTKEMYTLTTKGGDQLALRPEGTASVLRAALEGNLHKAGNLPVKLWYSGSYYRYERPQAGRYRHFSQVGAEAIGTEDPVLDAELIILADQAYRSLGLREFRILLNSLGDKECRPAYREALQSFLRDLDLDEETRRRIEINPLRVLDDKRADVQKQLAGAPKLRDHLCDPCKAYHEEVRALLTAAGVAFEDDEKLVRGLDYYTRTTFEFVHDGLGSQSAVGGGGRYDGLSEMIGGPELPSVGWALGVDRTVLALEAEGVELDLPATTSVYAVPLGEEARRVLFGVVTELRRAGIAADFAFGGRGLKGAMKSANRSGARYTLVAGERDLAEGVVQLKDMESGEQTAVPLAEAAAELAKRLG